The window TGCTGGAGATCGTGTGCAGTTTTATCCTATTTCTAGAGAAGAACATAGCTCGATGAAAAATCAAATAGCAAATGAAAGTATGACCCTAAAAAGCTTTCAGATAGATGGGTAACATGACTATTGTAAAATCAGGGTTTTATTGTTCGATTCAAGATCTAGGAAGAATAGATTACCGTCATTTAGGAATTCCACATAGCGGTGTTATGGATGAGTTATCTGCCAGTTATGCAAATGCTTGTCTTGATAATAAAAAAGGTTCAGCCGTTATAGAAATCATAGGAGTAGGAGGAACTTATATCTTTTCTGAACCTACTTTTATTTGTATCACTGGCGCAAAAGCTATGATAAAAGTAAATTCCATAGCTATAGAGCAATATGACAGTATCAAAATACAAACAGGTGACCAATTAGAAATAGGAGCGGCTGTTGATGGTAACTTCATTTATTTAGGTATTGCAGGTGGTTTTGAGGTTCCAGAAGTTCTAGGAAGTAAATCTTTCTTTAAAGGAATAACAAAACAACAATTGACGAAAGGAGACACTATTTCATACCGACTTGGAATGAGCTCCACAAAATCTGTAGCTAAATTCCCAAAACCTACGAATAGTTCCATTCTGAAATGTTTTCCTGGTCCAGAATTCCACTTTTTGAATAGAAAACAGCAAGAACAACTCTTAAACTCAAGTTTTACTGTTTCTAAGAATTGGAACCGAATGGCGTTTCAATTGAATGAAAAAATTGACAACCAATTGATTCAATTAAAAAGTAGTCCAGTACTGCCAGGAACAGTTCAATTAACACCAAGTGGACAGTTGATAATCTTGATGAAAGATGCACAAACGACAGGTGGATATCCTAGAATACTTCAGTTAGACAAAGCATCTATTTCAATTTTATCTCAAAAAAGAAAGGGAACTTCAATAGATTTCTTGATTTTATAAAATTTAGATAAAATTTACTGAAAACAGTTAAACTATAATTAAGTCTCTATAATTATTCTTAAATTCTTAGTTACTTCGCAATATATGAAGGCTACAACACCAACAGAATCATTTAAATGGAAGCATTTACCATCTCTTTTATGGAACAGTGCAAAAAAATGGAATAGTGACGATGTGTGGCAATTAGGAGCCAGCGTCGCGTATTACGCGATTTTAGCACTTCCAGGGCTTATGGTTATAATGATTAATGTTATAAGTACGATCTGGAAGGAAGATATTTCTACTGGTCGATTAACAAACGGTCTTTCATCTTTGATAGGTTATGATGCTGCGTCTGATCTTAATGAAATGCTGCAAGCGGCACGACTAGATGATGAAAGCTGGATTTCAAATATTATAGGAATGGTAACATTAGCTTTTGCGGCTACTGGAGTATTCTATCAATTGCAACTAGCTCTTAATAAAATATGGAAGCTTAAAATTAATCCTAAAACACCATGGTGGAAAATGCTTACCGACCGAGTAAAGAGTTTTGGATTTATTTTAGTTTTAGGTTTTTTAATTATGATTAGTTTTATTCTGTCTGCAGTAATTGCCATATTACAAGACTGGATTCAAGCTAATCTGGCCGATTACTTAGGCTCGCTTGCGCTTGCGGTTAATTTTTTACTTTCTTTAGTAATTATTTCGGTACTTTTTGGATTGATGTTTAGGTATTTACCAGATGCGCGTCTCAAATGGAAAATGGTTTGGCCAGGTGCATTATTGACTGGAATTCTATTTGAAACAGGCAAGTTTTTACTTGAGATTTATTTCACGCAATCTTCTCCAGCTAGTGCTTATGGAGCGGCTGGATTAGTTGTTCTACTATTACTTTGGGTTTCTTATTCGTGCCTCATCCTTTTCTATGGAGCCGAATTTATTTTGGTCTATGCAACAAGATATGGGAATGGTATCACTCCTAATGCCAAAGCGCTTAAATATAAAGAAGAACTTATTGTGACAGATAAAGGAAGCGATGTAACCGATAAGGAAATAGAAGAAATTTTGGAAGCAGACGATAACAATATCGTTGATGCCTGAAAGTAAATCATTCAAATTTATTAGGAAGGTGCTTGTTGTAGTCTCGCTTTCGCGAAAGCGGAATTAAGAAAATAACTAAGATATCTATAAGCATGTTTGTGAATATCAAGTTAATTCATATTTAATTAGTAAAACTCCTACTTTATTAAAGTAAATTGAAAATAAAAAATGAGTACTAAAAATCTAATCCAACAAGAAGCAAGAGAAAAATACCTAGAAATGGCTAAAGACATCAAAACTGCAATGATGTTAACAAATTTAGGAGAAGCTCCAGTGCACGCCATACCAATGGGATCAAAAGAAATACTGGATAGTGGAGATGTTATTTTCTTTAGTAAATCTACCAGTGAGCACAACACAAATATTGAAAAGGACAATAGAACGCAATTGATTTTCTCTGACAATTCTTCTAAGGAATTTTTAAGCGTTTATGGAACGACAGTAATTTCTAAGAATAAAGAATTAATCAATAAATATTACGATAACCTAGATAACAACTGGTTTGAAAGTAAAGAAGATCCTACGCTTACTGTGTTGATTTTTTCACCTACTGAAGGGCATTATTGGGACACAAAGACTAATGCAATTATCACTCTTGCAAAGTTAGCTTACACAAAAATTACTGGTGACGAAACTCAAATAGGAGAATCAGGAAGTTTAAAATTATAAATAGTTAAAAACCAACCATATGAATATTTTTGAAGCATTACGAGAAGATCACGAGATTCAAAGAACATTAATAGATAAATTAGTGAACACTTCTGGAGATAATGATCTAAGAAAAAACATGTTTAATAAATTAAAACGTGAACTAGCTATACATGCTGATGCTGAAGAGCGTTTTTTCTACGTGCCACTTATTGAAGAGGACTTGACACAAGAGAAAGCAAGACACAGCATTGCCGAACATCATGAAATGGATGAACTAGTTGAAAAACTAGAAGATACCGACATGAGTAGTAGTGCATGGTTAGTTTACATGAAAGAACTAGCCCATCAAGTAGAACATCACTTAGATGAAGAAGAACAAGAAGTTTTTCAATTAGCTGGAAAAGCACTTACAGAAAAAGAAAAGAATAAACTTGCTGATGATTATCAGGAGTTTATGAAAAAGGAAAGAAAAGAGAGATAAAAAAAATCCGATCGCAAGATCGGATTTTTTTATACATTATAAATAACTCTGAAATGGGATGCTTGAGTTTTGATTTTGTGCATCCTCTGTGTGATCCTCACTTGAATCTATAGTTTTACGTTTATAGTCGCTGTAACCGTTTTGAGAAATGATTAAATCCATGAGCTTTTTTTTGGTGTAAATATAAACCTATGCACGCATAACAAATTTTAAATAATTCTTAATTAATTGGTTCTTTAATGTAATATTTAGCCCTATTATATTTAATAGTTGAGTGTAATTTCAAAAACCTAAAAGTTTGAGATTAAAATTATTAATTTACATTTATGAAATTATCAGTAGATACAAAAAATCGGATGGAATTTATCAATTTACCTCTCTTCAGATTAGTAGTTTTGGCTCTTCTAATCACAAGCTGTAAAAACAATCAAAACGAGCAGGAATTAGAGTCAGGAATAGTAGATAATTGCTGGGATATTGCAGATTCATCTTCAACCGATAATAGAGAAAACGGAGACTTTACTGCTCCATTTACTTCGATACCTGTTCAAATAGATGGATGTGGGAAAGATCAAATCTGGGAAGCATCCAGCTGGTACGGAATGAATTACTTGTGGATGGGAGAAAAGGTAAATACAACAGATTATCAAGGAAAGTTCAAGCTCGCATGGGACGAGAATTATTTATACTTACTGGTAATGGTAGAAGACGACACGCTGCACCCTACGCTTCAGGACGGAATTGAGAACTATTGGAAAGGAGATTATGTAGAAGTGTTTATAGATGAAGACAAATCTGGAGGAGATCATAAGTTCAATCATCAAGCCTTTGCATATCATATTTCTACCGAAGGTCATGCCATTGATCAAAGTACGCAACAAAAACCCATTTTTCTAGATGATCATATAA is drawn from Nonlabens dokdonensis DSW-6 and contains these coding sequences:
- a CDS encoding hemerythrin domain-containing protein — its product is MNIFEALREDHEIQRTLIDKLVNTSGDNDLRKNMFNKLKRELAIHADAEERFFYVPLIEEDLTQEKARHSIAEHHEMDELVEKLEDTDMSSSAWLVYMKELAHQVEHHLDEEEQEVFQLAGKALTEKEKNKLADDYQEFMKKERKER
- a CDS encoding YihY/virulence factor BrkB family protein: MKATTPTESFKWKHLPSLLWNSAKKWNSDDVWQLGASVAYYAILALPGLMVIMINVISTIWKEDISTGRLTNGLSSLIGYDAASDLNEMLQAARLDDESWISNIIGMVTLAFAATGVFYQLQLALNKIWKLKINPKTPWWKMLTDRVKSFGFILVLGFLIMISFILSAVIAILQDWIQANLADYLGSLALAVNFLLSLVIISVLFGLMFRYLPDARLKWKMVWPGALLTGILFETGKFLLEIYFTQSSPASAYGAAGLVVLLLLWVSYSCLILFYGAEFILVYATRYGNGITPNAKALKYKEELIVTDKGSDVTDKEIEEILEADDNNIVDA
- a CDS encoding sugar-binding protein; this encodes MKLSVDTKNRMEFINLPLFRLVVLALLITSCKNNQNEQELESGIVDNCWDIADSSSTDNRENGDFTAPFTSIPVQIDGCGKDQIWEASSWYGMNYLWMGEKVNTTDYQGKFKLAWDENYLYLLVMVEDDTLHPTLQDGIENYWKGDYVEVFIDEDKSGGDHKFNHQAFAYHISTEGHAIDQSTQQKPIFLDDHINVSRAQKGNTYLWEIAIQLYDKDFDDQDLSNNEPIKLTAQKEIGFSIAYGDNDGNNLRENFMGSKKNHGTNNDDGYINSDVFGSLLLIK
- a CDS encoding 5-oxoprolinase subunit C family protein; protein product: MTIVKSGFYCSIQDLGRIDYRHLGIPHSGVMDELSASYANACLDNKKGSAVIEIIGVGGTYIFSEPTFICITGAKAMIKVNSIAIEQYDSIKIQTGDQLEIGAAVDGNFIYLGIAGGFEVPEVLGSKSFFKGITKQQLTKGDTISYRLGMSSTKSVAKFPKPTNSSILKCFPGPEFHFLNRKQQEQLLNSSFTVSKNWNRMAFQLNEKIDNQLIQLKSSPVLPGTVQLTPSGQLIILMKDAQTTGGYPRILQLDKASISILSQKRKGTSIDFLIL
- a CDS encoding pyridoxamine 5'-phosphate oxidase family protein, producing MSTKNLIQQEAREKYLEMAKDIKTAMMLTNLGEAPVHAIPMGSKEILDSGDVIFFSKSTSEHNTNIEKDNRTQLIFSDNSSKEFLSVYGTTVISKNKELINKYYDNLDNNWFESKEDPTLTVLIFSPTEGHYWDTKTNAIITLAKLAYTKITGDETQIGESGSLKL